From one Lycium barbarum isolate Lr01 chromosome 6, ASM1917538v2, whole genome shotgun sequence genomic stretch:
- the LOC132600183 gene encoding endo-1,4-beta-xylanase 5-like, which translates to MGRGRNCYMATLGNNGFILFCSLFLAGYLVHGATPYDYSATIECLKQPLDPQYEGGLIANPGFDKGIEAWNIDGRVKIETRESGGNKFIVAYNRTTPYSVSQSFYLKEGQFYAFSAWVQLSEGSDIVVAMIYNEVQKTVTTVGSVIAKSGCWSMIKGGLTVDQNAPAVLHFQCNNTKSELRVDSVSLKEFTKSEWQENRLKNTEKVRKRTFRVTVADKNGKKIQGAKIKIEQRKLQFVIGCATPASILMSKSYQKWFVSRFTTAVFDNEMKWYYVEGLQGRENYSTPDAMLKFFEDHGIDVRGHNILWGAGTIQRWVKDLPPRQLLSESVRHMGSVMSRYAGKLVAWDVVNENLHHPLFENKLGKNASAIFYKIASSLDSRATMFMNEFNTLEHPGDMVSIPSKYVEKLQEIKAFPGNEELVIGVGLQGHFDSRPNIPYVRAVFDVLGETKMPIWLTELNVESCPKQAYFLEEIMREAFAHPAVKGMMIWIGWTPDECNEMCLLNSKLQNSPSGEVVDKLLAEWKTTKLKGISGNSGSFEVKLFHGDYDVTVYNPYTGANVTKEVQVYDDKSETMDVSITL; encoded by the exons ATGGGACGAGGCAGAAACTGTTACATGGCTACACTTGGAAACAATGGATTCATTCTCTTTTGCTCCTTGTTTTTGGCAG GATATTTGGTTCATGGTGCTACACCTTACGACTATTCGGCAACGATAGAG TGCCTCAAGCAACCATTGGATCCTCAATATGAAGGAGGTTTAATTGCAAATCCTGGTTTTGATAAAGGCATAGAAGCATGGAATATAGATGGTCGTGTAAAAATTGAAACAAGGGAATCTGGTGGAAACAAATTTATTGTGGCTTATAATAGGACCACGCCTTATAGTGTCTCACAATCTTTTTACTTGAAAGAAGGCCAATTTTACGCGTTTTCAG CTTGGGTTCAATTAAGTGAAGGATCAGATATTGTGGTTGCCATGATTTATAACGAAGTCCAGAAAACTGTTACTACTGTGGGATCGGTAATAGCTAAATCTGGTTGTTGGTCTATGATTAAAGGTGGACTCACTGTTGATCAAAATGCACCTGCAGTACTACATTTTCAG TGCAACAACACCAAGTCCGAGTTGAGGGTTGATAGTGTTTCTCTGAAAGAATTTACCAAGTCCGAATGGCAGGAAAATCGGTTGAAAAATACAGAGAAG GTTCGGAAGAGAACATTCAGAGTAACTGTGGCAGATAAGAATGGCAAGAAAATACAAGGAGCAAAAATCAAGATTGAACAAAGAAAACTTCAATTCGTAATTGGCTGCGCGACACCAGCTTCCATTTTAATGTCCAAATCCTATCAAAAATGGTTCGTGTCCAGGTTCACCACAGCAGTTTTCGACAACGAGATGAAATGGTACTATGTTGAAGGATTACAAGGTCGCGAAAATTATAGTACCCCTGATGCCATGCTCAAattctttgaagatcatgggattGATGTAAGGGGACATAACATCCTATGGGGAGCAGGAACTATCCAACGTTGGGTaaaagacttaccaccaagacAACTTTTAAGTGAATCTGTACGACATATGGGTAGCGTTATGTCAAGATATGCAG GTAAATTGGTTGCTTGGGATGTGGTAAATGAGAATTTACATCACCCACTTTTTGAGAACAAACTTGGGAAAAATGCATCGGCTATCTTTTACAAGATTGCAAGCTCACTAGACAGTAGAGCCACTATGTTCATGAATGAATTCAACACTTTAGAGCACCCTGGTGATATGGTTTCTATACCTTCCAAATATGTTGAAAAGCTACAGGAGATTAAGGCATTTCCAGGGAATGAGGAGTTGGTGATTGGAGTTGGACTTCAAGGGCATTTTGATAGCCGTCCTAATATACCATATGTTCGTGCTGTCTTCGATGTGTTAGGAGAAACGAAAATGCCCATTTGGCTCACCGAGCTAAATGTTGAGTCCTGTCCCAAACAG GCTTATTTTTTGGAAGAAATTATGAGGGAAGCGTTTGCGCATCCTGCTGTGAAAGGGATGATGATATGGATAGGATGGACGCCAGATGAATGCAATGAAATGTGTCTGCTAAATAGCAAATTGCAAAATTCGCCATCAGGGGAGGTTGTTGACAAGTTACTTGCTGAATGGAAGACAACAAAATTGAAGGGTATTTCAGGCAATTCAGGATCTTTTGAAGTTAAGCTCTTCCATGGGGACTATGATGTCACAGTTTACAATCCTTACACTGGTGCCAATGTCACAAAGGAAGTGCAGGTCTATGATGACAAGTCTGAAACTATGGATGTTTCGATTACTCTGTGA